A region of the Candidatus Binataceae bacterium genome:
CATCTATCTAGTGCGCCTCCATCTTCAAAACCGGAGAGTGAAAACGCATTATCTCTCAGAACCGGCGCGGTCGTCTTCCCATAATTAGCTGGCCTGATAGGCTCAGCGACCAGTCTGTGCACGCGGGAAAACGGCCGCCTTGCGGTTAACGCGCCGCTTGCACCTCGTGGCGGCTCTTGCCCGCGCGTGCGTTCACTGGCTGATGGTAATCGCGGATCTGCTTGATCTTGCCGTCCACGATCTTGCCGTCCACAATTGCGATTACTTCCGCACCGATCGCCTCAACTTTGCCTGGTTTTGAATTGGTGCCGTGAAAGAACGACTCCGCCACGCCACGCCCGCTGTTGCCCGTGCACACACGCAGATCGCAATGCCCGTCGGGAAACACAGCGAACTCGGTTTCGTACGAGCGCCGGACCTCTGCACGACCCACGGACCGCTTGCCCGTCGGACCGACGATGACCGGCTCTTCGTGATAGCAGGCCATCACGCTTTCGATGTCGTGGCGGTTAAACGCGTCAAAGTAACGTTGAATCAGTTGTTCCTCGACCGTCATTGTCCTCGCCTCCTGGTCCGATTAAACCGAAATTATGTGCCAGCAGCCTTGCACTACTTCTTGAAGCTGCGTGTTCAGTTTTTCCGCCGCCCGTGCGAAGCCAGATCAATGCGACCGCACCCAGAGCTCCACTCACAATGCCTGCAAGGAGGATCCGGGCGCTCCTCCCCTAGCCGTTCCAATTCCCGAAATTTTTCCGCCGGCGAATCGCTCTCGAGCGTTATTTCGCAACGACGCGCTCAAATCCCGTCGGTTCTTCGAAAACTCCGTAAAAGCCGACGAGATCGGCGTATCCCTTGAGGGCGATCTCGTACCGCTTTATCGGGATTTCGAGAAACGCCGCGTAAAGAGCTGCCGTAATTGCCTGGTACGCGCCCACGCCGCAAGCATAATCTCCGGCCTCGTGATTCGACTCCGAGCAACCGCATGCGGGGCGAGCGCCGTGGGAAAATGACTCCGTCAACTCTTCGGCCACCATGGGCGAACCTGTCTCGGCCCCCGTCGCCGAGGGCGCACGCTCAACACCTCCCGATGCAGGGACCAAGCGGCCCTTATGCCTCGGCGATGTGAAACCACGGAAGACGTTCCTCGGCAAAGTACTGTTTTCTCGTCGGCTGAAGCTGCGCGGCTTGATCAAACGCACCGACATGAAAATGCGTTTGCGTCGGCCCGGGGAGACTTTCGCAAGTCAAAGTTGATCCGCACTGGGCGCAAAATCCGCGCCGGGTTGTCCCGGGCGTAGAATCAAACTTGGTTATCTCGCCTTTCGTAACCGTCGGTCTTCTTCATAAAGCTCTCAGTGACGCCGTCGAGGATGGGCTTATAAAACGAAATCCAGTGCTGCGAGCTTCAAGGTGGACTGCTCGCATGCTCCAGAGATCTTTCGGATTGTTAAGGAAATCCGCAGTCGCGCTACGCACAGGAACGACGATATTTTGTCTTCGCCGACGTGAGGGTCGCCCCTTGTCGCAAGAGTGGTTCAAATAAGCGAGTTTGGAGGCCGACACTCCGGCGTGCCGGGATTCGCAACGCGGTCAATATTGCATCCGCGACACCTTCATCACGTTGTCGCTTTCGGTTGGTGAAGATCCCGGTTGGGTCGCCCGAGTTTGCGGCACTTCTGAGCAGAGATTTTCCGGCGCTACCGGATATTGATTCCGGGTCTGCAAACCGTGCCGGCACTCAATCAGAGCCGCCTTTTCTCCTGTATCGAGCTCTCAGACAGCCAGAAATAGTCCCTGAGCGCGTTTTCAGAACCAAAAACTTCACAAAATCAACCACTTAAGGTGGTGGAGGCGGGGGGAATTGAAAACCCGGATTCGGGAGAACCCAGTAAGAAAAAGTAGCATTTTCAAGGGTTTTGCGTCTCGGCATATCCTGCAAAATAACGTGATTTACCGCGCGTTGTCCCTCATGTCAACGCCAGTTGAATGCTGACCCACTTGCCGAGATCTCGCCGAAGTAAAACCGACCCAGTTTGTAGTCTGCCAGGGGGAGCGCGAGGGGGACCTTCCCCCTCGCCGTACCGTGGAGACTCTGTGCTAAAGAGAATTAATTCGAATAGCGCAGCGCCCGAGTACAGATGCGGAGGTTACCGACGACAATGCGTTATGGAGTCTACGTACAGAATTTCGGCGAGTATGCCGATCCGCACGACCTCATTGCGCTTGCCTGCGATGCCGAACAGGCGGGCTGGGACGGTTTTTTCCTTTGGGATCACCTTCATCTCTGGCATTCAGATATTCCGTTTGTCGATGCCTGGGTCGCGCTGGCCGGGATTGCCGCGCGGACTGAGCGTATTCGCCTCGGTCCGCTGATCGCGCCGTTGGCACGGCGCCGGCCGTGGAAGGTGGCGCGGGAAGTCCTATCGCTGGACCATCTCTCGCGCGGCCGCACCGTTCTCGGCGTGGGGCTCGGGGCACCAGCGGATGGGGAATTCGAGTGCTTTGGCGAGGACCCGACTGATCGGGTTCGCGCGCATAAGCTTGACGAAACTCTGGTAATACTGGACGGGTTGTGGCGCGGCGAGACGTTCAGTCACGATGGCGAATTCTTTCATATCGATCGCGCCAAGTTTGTCCCGCGAGCGCTACAGTCGCCGCGCGTGCCGGTCTGGGTTGCGGGTTTCTGGCCGAACAAGCCACCCATGCGGAGGGCGGCACGATGGGACGGCATGTTTCCGCTAAAGATGCCTCCAGTTGCGTTGACGGATCTGAGGCCCGGGACCGTTCCATGGTCCGCGTTTTGGCTGCAGCCGCATGAGTTGGAACAAGCCGTCAAGTACGTTCGCCAATATCGTACCGATTCCGCCCCCTTCGACGTGATTGCCAGCGGTGCCACCCCGCTCGGTGAGCGGACCCAGGGAAAGGCGATCGTGGGAGCCCTTGGCGCGGCGGGAGCGACTTGGTGGCTTGAGTGGCTCGATGAACAGCGCGGCAGCCTTGCTCAAATGCGGGAACACATACGCAAAGGGCCGCCAGACATCGGTTGACCGGAGCCGCCAATAGCTTGACAGGAGGCATTCAATCTCTGCGATGCTTTACCGGGTTAGTCAGAATACCCGCTTTGCGCTTGTTCTTGAGCCTAAAGCTCTCGCCATTGATGTTGACGATAATGGGGTGGTGGAGAATGCGATCGAGCATCGCGGCGGTAAGCACGCTGTCGCCGGCGAAGGCGCTATCCCAGCTGCCGAAGGTCAGGTTCGATGTCAGGATCATCGAGCCGCCTTCGTAGCGCTGCGCCACCACCTGGAAGAACAGGTGGGCCTGCTCGCGGCTCATAGGCAGGTAGCCGATCTCGTCAAGGATCAACAGCTTGTAAGCGTTGACCGCGCGATGCATCACCTGCCGGTAGCGACCCTGGCGCTGCCCGGCTTCGAGCATCAGCATTAGATCGGCCGCGCTGAAGAAGCGCGTCTTATAGCCCTTCTGCGTGGTGAGATAGCCCAATGCGAACGCGAGATGAGTCTTGCCCACGCCCGAGGGCCCAGGAACACCACGTTCTCGGAGCGCTCAACGAAGGCCAGGCTCGCCAGTTCCATGATCTGCTTGCGCGGGGCACCAGTGGCGAAGGTGAAGTCGTATTGATCGAGCGTCTTGACCGCTGGGAAGCCGGCGATGCGTGCGAACATCTCGCGGGCCCGCGTGCGGCGCGACTCGCGCTCGGCCATGAGCAGTTCCTCAACGAAGTCAGTGAACGACGTGTGTTTCTCGGCGGCTTTCTGCGCCAGCGGGGTATACTGCGCGGCCACGCTACCGAGCCTAAGCTCATTGCAGAGCTCGACCACGCGCTGATGCTGGATGCTCATTTGAGCTCGGCCGTAATCAGCTCTTCGTACACGCGCAGCGAATGCTGATACCCCAGTGGCGGTGCCGCCTGACGCTTTGACGGAACGGGCTTAATCAATCCCGGCCAGGGCGCGGGCATCGGTTGCAGCCGCTCGCGCTCCATCGCGAGGCGCATCCATGGAACCTCGCCCGTGGTCGCGTGCACGCGCGCGTTGGCGATCTCGCGCAACCAGGTCCCGACCCGAGCGTTGGCTGTATCGCGATCGACCTTCAGTCGTCGGGCCGAAGCTGACTGGCCAGCGGAATGTAGAAGCTCCCGCGCAGATAGCCGATGAAGCGCTCG
Encoded here:
- a CDS encoding ATP-binding protein → MGKTHLAFALGYLTTQKGYKTRFFSAADLMLMLEAGQRQGRYRQVMHRAVNAYKLLILDEIGYLPMSREQAHLFFQVVAQRYEGGSMILTSNLTFGSWDSAFAGDSVLTAAMLDRILHHPIIVNINGESFRLKNKRKAGILTNPVKHRRD
- a CDS encoding ATP-binding protein; translated protein: MSIQHQRVVELCNELRLGSVAAQYTPLAQKAAEKHTSFTDFVEELLMAERESRRTRAREMFARIAGFPAVKTLDQYDFTFATGAPRKQIMELASLAFVERSENVVFLGPRAWARLISRSHWAISPRRRAIRRASSARPI
- a CDS encoding LLM class flavin-dependent oxidoreductase, with the protein product MRYGVYVQNFGEYADPHDLIALACDAEQAGWDGFFLWDHLHLWHSDIPFVDAWVALAGIAARTERIRLGPLIAPLARRRPWKVAREVLSLDHLSRGRTVLGVGLGAPADGEFECFGEDPTDRVRAHKLDETLVILDGLWRGETFSHDGEFFHIDRAKFVPRALQSPRVPVWVAGFWPNKPPMRRAARWDGMFPLKMPPVALTDLRPGTVPWSAFWLQPHELEQAVKYVRQYRTDSAPFDVIASGATPLGERTQGKAIVGALGAAGATWWLEWLDEQRGSLAQMREHIRKGPPDIG
- a CDS encoding nuclear transport factor 2 family protein, whose product is MTVEEQLIQRYFDAFNRHDIESVMACYHEEPVIVGPTGKRSVGRAEVRRSYETEFAVFPDGHCDLRVCTGNSGRGVAESFFHGTNSKPGKVEAIGAEVIAIVDGKIVDGKIKQIRDYHQPVNARAGKSRHEVQAAR